The Sulfurihydrogenibium sp. YO3AOP1 genome has a window encoding:
- a CDS encoding glycosyltransferase family 2 protein, giving the protein MEISVLINTFNEEKNIRNCLETVKWADEIIIVDMYSDDKTVEIAKEYTDKIYFFERVGYVEPARQFALEKATHEWILVVDADELVPLKLKNKLIEIMEKNLADVVFIPHNNYFFGRLMQGTGWGALQNYHPRFFKKNFVSFSERIHDIFRINKDARIYYIDDPEAGFIHFNYIDVEHFLDKLNRYTTIEAKNMFNGIKPAPSLRKFLLKLLIEILNRFIRRKGYKDGLYGFSLIILMVAYHTSSYLKYKIMKKFNSENPREKILIEYNKIAQKFIEEYKK; this is encoded by the coding sequence ATGGAGATTTCAGTTTTAATTAACACTTTTAACGAGGAAAAGAATATTCGTAATTGCTTAGAAACTGTAAAGTGGGCTGATGAAATTATTATTGTAGATATGTATAGCGATGATAAAACCGTAGAAATTGCAAAAGAGTATACAGATAAAATATATTTTTTTGAAAGAGTTGGGTATGTTGAACCTGCTAGACAGTTCGCTTTAGAAAAGGCTACACATGAATGGATACTCGTGGTAGATGCTGACGAGCTTGTACCATTAAAGCTAAAAAATAAATTAATTGAAATAATGGAAAAAAATTTAGCAGATGTTGTATTTATACCTCATAATAACTATTTTTTTGGTAGACTAATGCAAGGAACTGGTTGGGGGGCTTTACAGAATTATCATCCGAGGTTTTTTAAGAAAAATTTCGTTTCCTTTTCAGAAAGAATACATGATATTTTCAGAATAAATAAAGATGCAAGAATATATTATATTGATGATCCGGAAGCAGGTTTTATTCATTTTAATTACATTGATGTAGAACATTTTTTAGATAAACTTAATAGGTATACAACAATAGAAGCAAAAAATATGTTTAATGGTATAAAGCCAGCACCAAGCCTGAGAAAATTTTTATTAAAATTATTAATAGAAATACTTAATAGATTTATAAGAAGAAAAGGATATAAAGATGGTCTTTATGGATTTTCATTAATAATTCTAATGGTAGCTTATCATACAAGCTCTTATTTAAAATACAAAATAATGAAAAAATTTAATTCAGAAAATCCACGAGAAAAAATTTTAATAGAATATAATAAAATTGCTCAAAAATTTATAGAGGAATATAAAAAATGA
- a CDS encoding IS3 family transposase, with amino-acid sequence MKRTRKNYSPEFKAKVVLELLQENKTMNEITSKYDILPKSLIEWKKQFLENAALAFDKSLVAKEYKQEIENLKEENEKLVKN; translated from the coding sequence ATGAAAAGAACCAGGAAAAATTACAGTCCAGAGTTTAAAGCTAAAGTAGTTTTAGAGCTACTTCAAGAAAACAAAACCATGAACGAAATAACAAGCAAATATGACATTCTTCCTAAAAGCCTTATAGAATGGAAAAAACAATTCTTAGAAAATGCAGCCTTAGCATTTGACAAAAGTTTAGTTGCAAAAGAATACAAACAAGAAATAGAAAACCTAAAAGAAGAAAATGAAAAATTAGTAAAAAATTAG
- a CDS encoding IS3 family transposase, translated as MDLLIRKTLIDNSESVQAKTQKNPSLSLNRQLELLSISKIAYYYTKKEPFSSEKDKILLDAIDKIYTEHPYYGARRMQKALESIGIKVGKRKLSRIYKLMGIRALYPPPKTTILNEENKKYPYLLNQTTATQKPNQIWSGDITYIKLEKGYAYIEGSIDWHSKKVLSWKLSNTMGSYLTTSILEEAIEKYGKPEIFNSDQGSQYTLKEHIEKLKKNGIKISMNAKGKSIDNIVIERFWRTLKYENLYLKAIAL; from the coding sequence TTGGACTTATTGATTAGAAAAACTCTAATCGATAACAGTGAAAGTGTCCAAGCTAAAACCCAAAAAAATCCTTCACTATCACTAAACAGACAGCTTGAACTACTAAGCATATCAAAAATAGCTTATTATTACACTAAAAAAGAACCATTTTCAAGTGAAAAAGACAAAATTCTATTAGATGCGATAGATAAAATCTATACAGAACATCCATATTATGGTGCCAGAAGAATGCAGAAAGCATTAGAAAGCATAGGAATAAAAGTAGGAAAGAGAAAGTTAAGTAGAATTTATAAGCTTATGGGTATAAGGGCATTATATCCACCACCAAAAACAACCATTTTAAACGAAGAAAACAAGAAATATCCATATTTATTAAACCAGACAACTGCAACACAAAAACCAAACCAAATATGGAGCGGTGATATAACCTACATTAAATTAGAGAAAGGCTATGCATACATAGAAGGCTCAATAGACTGGCATAGCAAGAAAGTATTAAGCTGGAAGCTAAGCAATACGATGGGTAGCTATTTAACAACCAGCATTTTAGAAGAGGCAATAGAGAAATACGGAAAGCCAGAAATATTCAATTCAGATCAAGGAAGCCAGTACACATTAAAAGAACACATAGAAAAATTAAAGAAAAACGGTATAAAAATATCAATGAATGCAAAGGGTAAGAGTATAGACAATATAGTAATAGAGAGATTTTGGAGGACATTGAAATATGAGAATTTATATCTAAAGGCTATAGCACTGTAA
- the gmd gene encoding GDP-mannose 4,6-dehydratase — MKKIALITGITGQDGSYLAEFLLSKDYEIHGIIRRSSTFNTQRIDHIYVDPHDPNARLFLHYGDLSDPGVLTEIIWKIKPDEIYHLGAQSHVKVSFDMPEYTGDITGLGTTRLLEAIRRSGVKAKFYQASSSEMFGAAPSPQNENTIFYPRSPYAAAKVYAYWMTVNYREAYNLFACNGILFNHESPRRGETFVTRKITRALANIIAGKQKILYLGNLYAKRDWGYAPEYVKMMWLMLQQDDPDDYVVGTGESHTVKEFVNFAFSYAGIELEWRGEGIEEKGIVKSVESNLTNHVKPGDIVIEIDPRYFRPTEVEFLQADIAKAKQKLGWEPVVKFEHLVKIMVDYDLLQNGIKPKGEGIKISKELGYGWTNHEYSFYEKLRER, encoded by the coding sequence ATGAAAAAAATTGCTCTTATTACTGGTATAACTGGACAAGATGGGTCTTATTTGGCCGAATTTTTATTATCAAAAGATTATGAAATTCATGGTATCATTAGAAGAAGTTCAACCTTTAACACACAAAGAATAGACCATATCTATGTTGACCCTCACGACCCAAACGCAAGGTTATTTTTACATTATGGCGACCTTTCTGACCCTGGAGTCCTTACTGAAATAATTTGGAAAATAAAACCAGATGAAATTTACCATCTTGGAGCTCAATCTCACGTTAAAGTGTCATTTGATATGCCTGAATACACAGGAGATATCACAGGACTTGGAACAACAAGACTCCTTGAAGCCATTAGAAGAAGCGGAGTAAAGGCAAAATTTTATCAAGCTTCTTCCTCAGAGATGTTTGGAGCTGCCCCTTCTCCTCAGAACGAAAATACAATCTTTTATCCAAGAAGTCCTTATGCAGCTGCAAAAGTTTATGCTTACTGGATGACAGTGAATTATAGAGAAGCTTATAACCTTTTTGCTTGTAATGGTATTTTGTTTAACCATGAAAGCCCAAGAAGAGGAGAAACATTCGTTACCAGAAAGATAACAAGAGCTCTAGCTAACATTATAGCTGGTAAGCAAAAAATTCTATATCTTGGGAACCTTTATGCAAAAAGAGACTGGGGCTATGCTCCTGAATATGTAAAAATGATGTGGTTAATGCTTCAACAAGACGATCCAGATGATTATGTAGTTGGAACGGGGGAAAGCCATACGGTTAAAGAATTTGTAAATTTTGCATTTAGTTATGCAGGGATAGAGCTTGAATGGAGAGGCGAAGGTATAGAAGAAAAAGGTATTGTTAAATCTGTTGAATCAAATCTTACTAATCATGTTAAACCAGGGGATATTGTGATCGAAATAGACCCAAGGTATTTTAGACCAACAGAGGTTGAATTTTTACAAGCAGATATAGCAAAAGCTAAGCAAAAACTTGGCTGGGAGCCGGTAGTAAAATTTGAGCATTTAGTTAAAATTATGGTAGACTATGACCTTCTCCAAAATGGAATAAAGCCAAAAGGAGAAGGGATAAAAATTTCCAAAGAGCTTGGTTATGGTTGGACTAATCATGAATACTCTTTCTATGAAAAACTACGTGAAAGATAG
- a CDS encoding acyltransferase family protein: protein MLEFKIELMLWQKFIPILKHSLNYNPYLDGLRGVAILLVVLFHVWPDYFSFGYVGVDIFFVISGFLITQIIFTKLEKNSFSFKEFYRNRIRRLFPALIILLITALILGYLFLYPEEYKQLARHIEFSALYSVNFKLIKEKSDYWDTGAIFEPLLHLWSLSIEEQFYIFWPFLIYLLYRFKKFISINFFIIFSILLGFSVFLNVDKFYHTLSRAWELAFGGFIFILSYQYKEFVNKILDKKWFTFGVIIFFIFSIALSSNNNSYNIFKTFLIVLSSGLLILVLTYSKEKFFLGNTFLVSIGIISYSLYLWHYMIISFGAILGCDIRSFWAGLTIIIASIILAFLTYRFVEFYTRSIESYKFAIALFFTMIIIALIGQYIYVKDGLPDRPQFKSSTYSYFQKQLTEITQANEKELVSISKVLGYIPLIEIVRSTSNDISKRYVLIIGDSHAQVAYPGFAYYLKKYGYETILFMNSGCCPLVNNPVVADVGDTKERLMKCKETINATSKLIENKNIHISKVIFITRGPYYMYGKGFGEAEKTAKTVFESFYENPANYDQKREFTKALNFTFKYFDERNIKLYYVIDNPELGFFLKEKCIPHPFNICPQNNYPQNNCRITLESYLKRASEYRNIVYSLAKNYKNVVVIDPINVFCDEKYCYAIRNGKLLYRDDDHLSPDGSFELAKFLIDKIVSEPTSR, encoded by the coding sequence ATGTTAGAATTTAAAATCGAGTTAATGCTTTGGCAAAAATTTATTCCAATATTAAAACATAGCTTAAATTATAATCCTTATTTAGATGGTTTGAGAGGAGTTGCTATACTCCTTGTGGTTTTATTTCATGTTTGGCCTGACTATTTTTCGTTTGGATACGTAGGGGTTGATATATTTTTTGTTATATCCGGATTTTTAATAACTCAAATCATTTTTACTAAATTAGAAAAAAATTCTTTTTCATTTAAGGAATTTTATCGCAATAGAATCAGAAGACTTTTTCCTGCTTTAATTATTCTGCTGATAACTGCTTTAATCTTGGGCTATTTATTTTTGTATCCAGAAGAGTATAAGCAACTTGCAAGGCATATTGAATTTTCAGCATTATATAGTGTAAATTTTAAATTAATAAAAGAAAAGTCTGATTATTGGGATACAGGAGCGATTTTTGAACCTCTTCTTCATTTATGGTCATTATCCATTGAAGAGCAATTTTATATCTTTTGGCCATTTCTTATTTATTTACTTTATAGATTTAAAAAGTTTATATCTATAAACTTCTTTATCATTTTCTCTATTCTACTTGGATTTTCTGTATTTTTAAATGTAGATAAGTTTTATCATACGTTATCGAGAGCTTGGGAACTTGCTTTTGGTGGTTTCATTTTCATTTTATCTTATCAATATAAAGAATTTGTGAATAAAATTTTAGATAAAAAATGGTTTACATTTGGAGTTATTATATTTTTTATCTTTTCTATAGCTTTATCATCAAATAATAACTCTTATAACATATTTAAAACTTTTCTTATTGTTCTATCCTCAGGATTACTGATCTTGGTTTTGACTTATTCTAAGGAAAAGTTTTTCTTAGGAAATACCTTTTTAGTATCCATAGGAATTATAAGTTATTCTTTATATTTGTGGCATTATATGATAATTAGTTTTGGAGCTATACTTGGATGTGATATAAGGTCTTTTTGGGCAGGACTAACCATTATAATAGCGTCAATAATCCTTGCTTTCTTAACATATAGATTTGTTGAGTTTTATACCCGTTCTATTGAAAGCTATAAATTTGCTATCGCCTTATTTTTCACTATGATTATAATAGCTTTAATAGGTCAGTATATTTATGTAAAGGATGGATTGCCTGACAGACCTCAATTTAAATCTTCAACTTATTCTTATTTTCAGAAACAGTTAACTGAAATAACGCAAGCGAATGAAAAAGAGCTGGTATCAATTTCTAAAGTATTAGGATATATACCTTTAATTGAAATAGTTAGATCAACCTCTAATGACATTTCAAAAAGATATGTTCTCATCATTGGAGATAGCCATGCACAAGTGGCATATCCTGGATTTGCTTATTATTTAAAAAAGTATGGTTATGAAACAATTTTATTTATGAATTCTGGATGTTGTCCACTTGTAAATAACCCAGTTGTAGCTGATGTTGGTGATACTAAAGAAAGATTAATGAAATGTAAAGAGACAATTAATGCTACAAGTAAACTTATAGAAAATAAAAACATTCATATATCGAAAGTTATATTCATAACACGAGGCCCGTATTATATGTACGGTAAAGGTTTTGGAGAGGCAGAGAAGACTGCAAAAACGGTTTTTGAAAGCTTTTATGAAAATCCGGCTAACTATGATCAAAAGAGAGAGTTTACTAAAGCTTTAAATTTTACATTTAAATACTTTGATGAAAGAAACATAAAACTTTATTATGTAATTGATAATCCCGAGTTAGGCTTTTTCCTAAAAGAAAAATGTATTCCACACCCTTTTAACATATGTCCACAAAACAATTATCCACAAAACAATTGTAGAATAACTTTAGAATCTTATTTAAAACGAGCTTCTGAATACAGAAATATAGTGTATAGCTTGGCAAAAAATTATAAAAATGTTGTTGTTATTGATCCTATTAATGTTTTTTGCGACGAAAAATACTGTTATGCTATAAGAAATGGTAAACTGCTTTATAGAGATGATGATCACCTTAGCCCAGACGGAAGTTTTGAGCTGGCAAAATTTCTTATAGATAAAATAGTTAGTGAACCTACATCTCGTTAA
- a CDS encoding glycosyltransferase family 2 protein produces the protein MINQQKFEPLISIITLTYNHENYIAECIESVLCQTYQNWEMIIVDDASTDKTPYIVEQYAKKDSRIKFIRNEKNNGPLFLDVNYNLALKEAKGDWIGYLEGDDVFTPKSLKIRVNALNKLPEEKRNNISLIHGRYGRIWMNSKTVELPIPYYEDFKYSNIVNNTPSGMALIWLLSGFNFIFPGTVLVSKEKLLKIGGFKQIPREIRSVDYCTWTFLALEGEWLYIPKFLHFWRRHSNSITMQYSEEIVQYSIQISEYFWKNFHEKILDKLNGKFTEFERCLGVLVKIELARFAILNRDFKTSGQLLKEIANCPYIEDIFPDIFKKKLKVVKLAYSLRMPIVLKMAILFKRTIMNKKYSEYKPFFFKDLKDID, from the coding sequence ATGATTAATCAACAAAAATTCGAACCATTGATTTCAATAATTACCTTAACCTACAATCACGAAAACTATATAGCAGAGTGTATTGAATCTGTACTTTGTCAAACTTACCAAAATTGGGAGATGATAATAGTTGATGATGCTTCTACAGATAAGACTCCCTATATAGTCGAGCAGTATGCTAAAAAGGACAGCAGAATTAAGTTTATTAGAAATGAAAAGAATAATGGTCCATTATTCTTGGATGTAAATTACAATTTAGCTCTTAAGGAGGCTAAAGGTGATTGGATAGGGTACTTAGAGGGTGATGACGTATTTACTCCAAAGTCACTTAAAATAAGAGTAAATGCTTTAAATAAACTACCTGAAGAAAAGAGAAATAATATTTCGTTAATTCATGGTCGTTATGGAAGAATATGGATGAATAGTAAAACAGTAGAACTGCCTATACCATACTACGAAGACTTCAAATATTCAAACATTGTCAACAATACTCCATCAGGTATGGCTTTGATTTGGCTACTTTCTGGGTTTAACTTTATCTTTCCAGGCACGGTTTTAGTGAGCAAAGAAAAGCTACTTAAAATTGGAGGTTTTAAACAGATACCAAGAGAAATAAGAAGTGTAGATTATTGCACATGGACTTTTTTAGCTTTAGAAGGAGAATGGTTATATATTCCTAAATTTCTTCACTTTTGGAGAAGACATTCAAATTCTATAACTATGCAGTATAGCGAAGAAATAGTTCAATACAGTATCCAAATTTCTGAGTATTTTTGGAAGAATTTCCATGAAAAAATTTTAGATAAATTGAATGGTAAGTTTACAGAATTCGAAAGATGTCTTGGTGTTTTAGTTAAGATAGAATTAGCAAGATTTGCAATTTTAAATAGAGATTTTAAAACTTCTGGGCAACTGCTAAAAGAGATAGCAAACTGTCCCTATATTGAAGATATATTCCCGGATATATTTAAGAAAAAATTAAAAGTTGTAAAGCTTGCGTATTCATTAAGAATGCCTATAGTTCTCAAAATGGCTATATTATTTAAACGGACAATAATGAATAAAAAGTATTCAGAATATAAACCTTTCTTTTTTAAAGATTTAAAAGATATTGATTAG
- a CDS encoding GDP-L-fucose synthase yields the protein MEKEAKIFVAGHKGLVGSAIVRKLKEKGYTNIITKDKSEVDLRRQEEVERFFEKEKPDYVFLAAAKVGGILANNTYPAEFIYDNLAIALNVIHSAYEYRVKKLLNLGSSCIYPKYAPQPMKEEYLLTGSLEPTNEAYAIAKISAIKLVRYYNQQYGTNFISVMPTNLYGPNDNFNLETSHVLPALIRKFHLAKLLEQGDIEGIKKDFRKYTIGFGLDKEIDFNDNDSILKVLSKLGIISLASKVSLTIWGSGEVYREFLYVDDLADACVYLMENINALDMAKLCNDYFVNVGTGKDIKIKDLAILIKDIVGFKGEIIHDLTKPDGTPRKLLDVSKINQLGWKAKTSLEEGILKTYEEYIRKLENEKQGSEEYKSEM from the coding sequence ATGGAAAAAGAAGCAAAGATATTTGTAGCTGGACATAAGGGATTAGTTGGCTCTGCTATTGTTAGAAAATTAAAAGAAAAAGGCTATACAAATATAATAACTAAGGATAAATCAGAGGTTGATTTAAGAAGACAGGAAGAGGTTGAAAGATTTTTTGAAAAAGAAAAACCAGACTATGTATTTCTTGCTGCCGCAAAAGTTGGCGGAATATTAGCAAACAACACCTATCCAGCTGAATTTATTTATGATAATTTAGCAATAGCTCTAAATGTTATTCATTCAGCATATGAATACAGAGTAAAAAAGCTTTTAAATTTAGGCTCTTCGTGTATTTATCCAAAATATGCTCCACAGCCTATGAAAGAAGAGTATTTGCTAACAGGAAGTTTAGAACCAACCAACGAAGCTTATGCCATTGCCAAAATTTCTGCTATAAAGCTTGTTAGATATTACAATCAGCAGTATGGGACTAACTTTATTTCTGTTATGCCTACAAATTTATATGGTCCAAATGACAATTTTAACCTTGAAACATCTCATGTGCTACCAGCTTTAATAAGAAAATTTCATTTAGCTAAGTTATTAGAACAAGGAGATATTGAAGGAATAAAAAAAGATTTTAGAAAATATACAATAGGCTTTGGTTTAGACAAGGAGATTGATTTTAATGATAATGATAGTATTCTAAAAGTTTTATCCAAACTTGGTATAATATCTCTTGCCTCCAAGGTTTCGCTAACCATTTGGGGGTCTGGTGAAGTTTATCGTGAGTTTTTATATGTTGATGACCTTGCTGATGCTTGTGTGTACTTGATGGAAAATATAAATGCTCTAGATATGGCTAAGCTGTGTAATGACTACTTTGTAAACGTTGGAACTGGAAAGGATATTAAGATTAAAGACCTTGCTATCTTGATTAAGGATATTGTAGGATTTAAAGGTGAGATAATACATGACTTAACTAAGCCAGATGGAACTCCAAGAAAGCTTTTAGATGTTAGTAAAATAAATCAGCTTGGTTGGAAAGCAAAAACAAGCTTGGAAGAGGGAATTCTAAAGACTTATGAGGAATATATAAGAAAATTAGAAAATGAAAAGCAAGGAAGTGAGGAGTACAAAAGTGAAATGTGA
- a CDS encoding DUF2330 domain-containing protein: MAQHNKIPASIFFFIIYLTLSSTAFSDMGAISLDLAKISEDAQKAIIMHNGYEEVLILGTEFKSDKSVEILRFIPLPSEPEVTTAENNPFEELNGLLQKRRIYFKQYSKGGGSDLSPVEVRLSKKIGSHDVTVVKVNNAEDFKNWVENFFKQKNVNKSIYKQLDNIDLIVNDYVKRGFIYFVFDVVELKEEKRFINPLIMKFKSEKLYYPLKTSNTIGGHGRIELIFIMPGSFGADFAIEFEALQKKLSPKYSSYRDELRAVFGEIYPHRLELSSSVKVYPEDLINIYRDAKNFFALNNVIYLQMLRGYMEYKFDNDLWLDLKKLPPHKLVYIPESLFGYDFEEGKKDILDYFTLDELKDYIRAHKEILEHIERNAAE; this comes from the coding sequence ATGGCTCAACATAACAAAATCCCTGCAAGTATATTTTTCTTTATTATTTATTTAACTTTATCCTCCACAGCTTTTTCTGATATGGGAGCTATAAGTCTTGACTTAGCTAAAATAAGTGAGGATGCCCAGAAGGCTATAATAATGCATAATGGTTACGAGGAGGTTCTCATCCTTGGAACTGAATTCAAATCAGATAAATCTGTAGAAATATTAAGGTTTATTCCTTTGCCATCAGAACCAGAAGTAACCACTGCAGAAAATAACCCATTTGAAGAGCTTAATGGATTACTACAGAAAAGGCGTATATATTTCAAACAATATTCAAAAGGTGGGGGTTCTGATTTGTCTCCCGTTGAAGTCAGACTGTCTAAGAAAATTGGTTCTCATGATGTAACAGTAGTAAAAGTAAATAATGCTGAAGATTTTAAAAACTGGGTAGAAAATTTCTTTAAACAAAAAAATGTCAATAAATCTATCTATAAACAACTCGATAATATAGATTTGATTGTTAATGATTATGTTAAAAGGGGTTTCATATATTTTGTTTTTGATGTAGTTGAGCTTAAAGAAGAAAAAAGATTTATAAATCCTCTTATAATGAAATTTAAATCAGAAAAGCTATATTATCCTTTAAAGACATCAAACACAATAGGTGGTCATGGTAGAATTGAGCTTATTTTTATAATGCCTGGGTCATTTGGAGCAGATTTTGCAATAGAATTTGAAGCACTGCAAAAAAAACTTTCTCCAAAATATAGTAGTTATCGTGACGAATTAAGAGCAGTTTTTGGAGAAATATATCCCCATAGATTAGAACTAAGCTCATCAGTTAAAGTTTATCCAGAAGATCTTATAAATATATATAGAGATGCTAAGAATTTTTTTGCTTTAAATAATGTAATTTATTTACAAATGTTAAGAGGTTATATGGAATACAAGTTTGACAATGATTTATGGCTCGATTTAAAAAAACTTCCACCACATAAGCTTGTGTATATTCCGGAGAGCCTATTTGGGTATGATTTCGAAGAGGGTAAAAAGGATATCCTTGATTACTTTACTTTAGACGAATTAAAAGATTATATTAGAGCCCATAAAGAAATTTTAGAGCATATAGAGAGAAACGCTGCCGAATGA
- a CDS encoding transposase, translated as MDRGLKRVMLIVSDDFPGISKAIETLFPFTDHQLCLVHLQRNVKSQMGKEDSQTFNKELKNIKENSLDYEDGLEKLDDLCSRFKSKYPSFIKHIQSNKERYLCFLKISRKSKKTHIHNKSS; from the coding sequence ATAGATAGAGGACTAAAAAGGGTAATGCTTATAGTAAGTGATGATTTTCCTGGAATATCAAAAGCCATAGAAACACTATTTCCTTTTACAGACCATCAGCTATGTTTAGTCCATTTACAAAGAAATGTCAAAAGTCAAATGGGTAAGGAAGATTCGCAAACATTTAACAAAGAGCTGAAAAACATAAAAGAAAACAGCTTAGATTATGAAGATGGATTAGAAAAATTAGATGATTTATGTAGTAGATTTAAATCTAAATATCCAAGCTTTATAAAACATATTCAATCTAACAAAGAGAGATACTTATGTTTTTTAAAAATATCCAGAAAATCTAAGAAAACACATATACACAACAAATCCAGTTGA
- a CDS encoding flippase: MNIKEYKEKLFKSDTRKRLIENFLSLSVLQIANYILPLITLPYLVRVLGPEKFGLIAFSQAFIGYFMILTDYGFNLSATRDISINRENKEKVSEIFSSVMIIKLALMIISLILMSIIIFYFEKFRQNWIVYYLTFGMVVGQVLFPTWFFQGMEKMKYITFLNILAKVIFTVAIFVFVKEASDYLYVPLLNSLGFIIAGILGLWIVFRNFEAGFKFVSLKELKRQLKEGLYIFISEISGNIYGRGTIIIIGLVSNNTIVGYYSVAERVMKAVAGLSQPFAQALYPYVMRTKFNSFKTVFKYSFIVSLFISIFLYLFSEIIIEFFKIHNKDAVLTLKILSMTLFFTFLNVIKQPYIYACKMDKYNLQMYVFTGISFMPICIYLSLKLSLIGTALSLLYVEIMIFIIGLILIYICKNELRS; the protein is encoded by the coding sequence ATGAATATAAAAGAATATAAAGAAAAGCTTTTTAAATCCGATACAAGAAAAAGATTGATTGAAAATTTTTTATCTTTATCAGTACTTCAGATTGCTAACTATATATTACCTTTAATTACTTTACCTTATCTTGTTAGAGTACTGGGACCTGAAAAATTTGGACTTATTGCTTTTTCGCAAGCTTTTATTGGGTATTTTATGATACTAACTGATTATGGCTTTAATCTTTCAGCTACAAGAGATATATCTATAAATAGAGAAAATAAAGAAAAGGTTTCTGAGATATTCAGCTCTGTTATGATAATTAAACTTGCTTTAATGATAATATCTTTAATTTTAATGTCTATTATAATATTTTATTTCGAAAAGTTTAGACAAAATTGGATAGTTTATTACTTAACGTTTGGAATGGTTGTGGGACAGGTTTTGTTTCCTACCTGGTTTTTTCAAGGTATGGAAAAAATGAAATATATAACATTTTTGAATATTCTTGCAAAAGTTATATTTACTGTTGCTATATTTGTGTTTGTTAAAGAAGCATCTGATTATTTGTATGTGCCATTATTAAATAGTTTGGGTTTTATAATTGCAGGCATACTGGGTTTATGGATTGTGTTTAGGAATTTTGAGGCTGGGTTTAAGTTTGTAAGTTTGAAAGAGTTAAAGAGGCAATTAAAAGAGGGATTGTATATATTTATATCCGAAATATCAGGCAATATATATGGTCGTGGAACAATTATAATAATTGGCTTGGTATCAAATAATACAATTGTAGGCTATTATTCTGTGGCTGAGAGAGTTATGAAAGCTGTTGCTGGTTTATCTCAACCTTTTGCTCAGGCTTTATATCCATATGTAATGAGAACAAAATTTAATTCGTTTAAGACAGTTTTTAAGTATTCTTTTATCGTGTCTCTTTTTATATCTATTTTTTTATACCTCTTTTCAGAAATAATAATAGAGTTTTTTAAAATCCATAATAAAGATGCTGTTTTAACATTAAAAATTCTTTCTATGACTCTATTTTTTACTTTTTTAAATGTAATTAAACAACCTTACATATATGCCTGCAAAATGGATAAATATAATCTGCAAATGTACGTTTTTACTGGTATTAGCTTTATGCCTATTTGTATATATCTATCGCTAAAGCTAAGCTTAATAGGCACTGCTTTATCTTTATTGTATGTTGAAATTATGATATTTATAATAGGATTAATTTTAATTTATATTTGTAAAAACGAGCTGAGGAGCTAA